From Candidatus Palauibacter soopunensis, a single genomic window includes:
- the cdaA gene encoding diadenylate cyclase CdaA yields the protein MDAFWNYLGLLQIDLLDVFEITVVAVLIYRVLILWSGTRAFQMLFGLVLLAAVYAAAGWLSLDLIRSILSQAFTYGAFALIVVFHPELRNALARLGRSRVLSALTRLQERSEAVADEIAKAAAELSRTRTGAIIAIERELSLEEYIEKTGTRLRADVSSSLLVSLFTPKSPLHDGAVVVRDGQIVAAGVHLPLTQYPLSDRTLGTRHRATLGLSEETDAYVVVVSEETSQISLARRGVLRRNLAAHQLRDHLAADVPAPELSRPGADLDAESADRPDGPKRFDEAPSVP from the coding sequence ATGGATGCCTTCTGGAACTACCTGGGCCTCCTTCAGATCGATCTTCTGGACGTCTTCGAGATCACCGTCGTCGCGGTCCTCATCTACCGGGTGCTCATCCTCTGGTCCGGCACGAGGGCGTTCCAGATGCTGTTCGGCCTCGTCCTGCTCGCGGCGGTATACGCGGCGGCGGGCTGGCTGAGCCTCGACCTCATCCGGTCGATTCTCTCGCAGGCCTTCACCTACGGCGCCTTCGCGCTCATCGTCGTCTTTCACCCCGAACTGCGGAACGCGCTCGCCCGGCTCGGCCGCAGCCGCGTGCTGAGCGCGCTCACGCGCCTGCAGGAGCGGAGCGAGGCGGTCGCGGATGAGATCGCGAAGGCGGCCGCCGAACTGTCCCGCACCCGGACGGGGGCGATCATCGCGATCGAACGCGAACTGTCTCTCGAAGAGTATATAGAGAAGACGGGGACGCGCCTCCGGGCCGACGTGTCGTCCAGCCTGCTCGTGTCTCTGTTCACGCCCAAGTCGCCCCTCCACGATGGGGCGGTCGTCGTGCGCGACGGGCAGATCGTCGCCGCCGGCGTCCATCTCCCGCTCACGCAGTATCCCCTCAGCGACCGGACGCTGGGGACCCGGCACCGCGCCACGCTCGGCCTTTCCGAGGAGACCGACGCGTACGTTGTCGTGGTGTCCGAGGAGACAAGCCAGATTTCGCTCGCCCGTCGCGGCGTCCTGCGCCGGAACCTCGCGGCGCACCAGCTCCGGGACCACCTGGCCGCCGACGTCCCGGCGCCCGAACTGAGCCGCCCCGGCGCCGATCTCGACGCGGAGTCCGCGGATCGGCCGGATGGTCCCAAACGGTTTGACGAGGCTCCGTCCGTCCCCTAA
- a CDS encoding biopolymer transporter ExbD, with protein MAIMKRKQKVSDEIPTSSMADIAFLLLVFFLTTTVFNEERGLPIVLPEQSEEQDVSGRNLIFFIVQPDGRVIVRRGESEQEQVVAHTQVANILRTELAGNENLIAAIQTHPNAPYRHMVNVLDEVKLAGAERISLQEMEN; from the coding sequence ATGGCGATCATGAAACGCAAGCAGAAGGTGTCGGACGAGATCCCGACCTCTTCGATGGCGGACATCGCGTTCCTCCTCCTGGTCTTCTTCCTCACGACGACGGTGTTCAACGAGGAGCGGGGACTGCCGATCGTGCTCCCGGAACAGTCCGAGGAGCAGGATGTGTCGGGGCGGAACCTGATCTTCTTCATCGTGCAGCCTGACGGCCGCGTCATCGTGCGCCGGGGCGAGAGCGAACAGGAACAGGTCGTGGCGCACACGCAGGTGGCGAACATCCTGCGCACCGAACTGGCGGGCAACGAGAACCTCATCGCCGCCATTCAGACGCACCCCAACGCGCCCTACCGTCACATGGTCAACGTGCTCGATGAGGTGAAGCTGGCGGGCGCCGAGCGAATCTCGCTACAGGAGATGGAGAACTAG
- a CDS encoding MotA/TolQ/ExbB proton channel family protein, translated as MGNQYELLTLFTDGGFMMYPLVLCSLIAIGVMLAKAWTLTIAHRDSKKLLQEIENLGVSGRLGEAITTAEETRGPVAAILLAGLRRLRDRGGDARSDGKDIQKAIATTGVIELDFLERGLTVLGTIANVAPMLGFLGTVIGMILAFQAIEIAGQVEPGLVAGGIKVALITTATGLSIAIPVNIGYNFFVTRIDRLILDMEEGAQEVLGLIWDLEDRGARAS; from the coding sequence ATGGGCAATCAGTACGAGCTGCTGACTCTGTTCACCGATGGCGGGTTCATGATGTACCCCCTCGTCCTCTGCTCGCTGATCGCGATCGGCGTGATGCTGGCCAAGGCGTGGACCCTCACGATTGCCCACCGCGACTCGAAGAAGCTGCTCCAGGAGATCGAGAACCTCGGCGTGAGCGGCCGCCTCGGCGAAGCGATCACGACGGCTGAAGAAACACGGGGACCCGTCGCGGCCATCCTCCTCGCCGGTCTGCGCCGGCTCCGCGACCGCGGCGGCGATGCGCGCTCCGATGGAAAGGACATCCAGAAGGCGATCGCCACGACGGGCGTGATCGAGCTCGACTTCCTCGAACGCGGCCTCACGGTCCTGGGCACGATCGCCAACGTCGCCCCCATGCTGGGGTTCCTCGGAACCGTGATCGGGATGATTCTCGCCTTCCAGGCCATCGAGATCGCGGGACAGGTCGAGCCGGGCCTCGTCGCCGGCGGCATCAAGGTGGCGCTCATTACGACCGCGACGGGGCTTTCGATCGCGATCCCCGTCAACATCGGCTACAACTTTTTCGTCACCCGCATCGATCGTCTCATCCTCGACATGGAGGAAGGGGCGCAGGAGGTGCTCGGGCTCATCTGGGACCTCGAGGACCGGGGCGCGCGGGCGAGCTGA